A region of the Lepisosteus oculatus isolate fLepOcu1 chromosome 26, fLepOcu1.hap2, whole genome shotgun sequence genome:
ACTGGGGACCCAGGGGCAGAAAGCACAGCAGCGTAAGAGGAGCCCTTTCAGCCCATTGTGCCTGTGGGCAGTTGGCCAACCCAGGGATCTCGCCCAGCCTTCTCCCGAAGGATCCCAGAGTCCGTCTCTGCAGCCCGGCTGGCTGGCTGCCTCCGGGCGCATCGCGAAATCGAGACCCGAAAGGTCTGCCTGCCACCGCGGTGCCAAACTACGCCGCGCCGGCGATGACTCACGCGCCAATCGGGACAAGGTCCAGTCTTGCAGACACTGACCTCTCTGCTTCCAGCAGGGGCGATCAAAGCCCCCCCAGGAAAACTACATCCAAAAAACATGGCCGTTTCTGTCATCTGAATCAAATCGACTCGTGATAAccgattttgtattttaattacaaagaCCCCCCTGTGTTCATAATGGACTTTTCTGTCCAGAAAAATGAGGTTCATGTGCACTGCTGACCTGCCCTAGACAAGTAACCTTGCTGGTCTACACCTGTTTCCTGACTCTGGACTGCTGGCCTCTTCTTCATGAACGACAGCTTCCCAGGCTGACTGGGCCTTGCAGTTGATCTGAAGGCTCTTCTAGGGCCATGGGATAAATACCCATGCTTGCAGACTTGTGCCCTTCATGTGTGCGTTCCCGCTCAAGTCTGCAAGGGCTCAGGGTCTCCCATTTGCAATTTGGGGTTCAGAAGGGTGCTCACCAGCGCCCCCAGTGCACCCTGAATGCACCCGTCTCTGAGGTCTGCATGGGAGCGCACTCGGCTGAAGGGAATTACCCCCAATACCTTGCGGAATGGTGACGCCTCATGTTCTAGCCCACCTTTTTTGTCAGCGGAACCCCTTCAGTCTAAATGATTTGTCTCAAGTCCCCCCCTTGAGATCTTAAATCAAACCTTTCAATCACTGTAGATAAACAGCTACAGCAACCCTCTCAACAAGCTTCCTTTCACTttgtaaaatatgaatattactcctactgtttttcttattcttattcttacatTGTTATTTATTAACAGGACTATTTAATTTGACATTGACGTTTCCAACACAATCTCACAAACCCCTGCTCTAGGAGTGTGTTAGGAAAATGTCGCTTTATTTTATGTACTACTGTATTTTATGTGAAAACACAATGCCCTTAGGCTGCTTAAGATGCACACTGTATGTATCGTAGATACAAAGTTTGGACATACAGCTTTTATTTCATCACCACATCTCGCCTGATGAATATTAGTGGGATTGTCCCTATGGTGTATTTTGTACACGGAAAGACAAAGTATTTAACAGTACAAAGCTTTGAGGTTTTGTCAGGTCTACCTTATTTAATTGACCTCGACCACTTTGAATCGATCCTGTTCGCCGTGAATGAACATGTGATGTTCCTCGTTCTGTCGTTTCTGTACTGGGACAGACGAGACGGAATGGGTTTAACAGCACAGCGCTACTGCCACGTTTACAGGAATTTTGCCCGTTCGAGAATGCACACGACATGTCCCCACTTTTGTGCAGGGACAGAGGAGATGATATTCAATTACAATTGGATATTCAATTACAATTGCGAGTGGACCAtgaacattttttcaaaaatgatCTGCAGACGTGCACTTAGCTGGAAAAGAAGCAGCAACAacgtaaagcattttgagtgttGGCCGTGTATGCCACAAGTGCCCTCATGTCTCAGTACACTTGCTCACGTCACAGAAGGGCGGACTTTGAGGAAGAGCTTAGGGCGAAGTGTGACATCCGAGACATGGCCTAAGTCAGAAAGTGTCTATCTAGAGGCAGGGCGGAGAATCTGATGACCTCACCTTCCCTGTAGCCAACGAAAACAGCAGAACGCCTAGAGACCACCAGTCAGCTGCGTGGTTGTACGGCCCCCCACTCAGGACCTCGGGAGCTGTCGGTGACGAAGGGCGACAGAGTGCTGTTAAAGTCCCACTCTGCGATGCTGACAACACTGACAGAAGAATGACAGTAAGGCAACGTTTTGCGAGCGCTGCCTGTTTTAGTATGGATGTACAGTCAATTCCAAAATCAGGGCTAATGCATACAAGCCCCCGCGTCCAAATAAGAGATATAAAACTACAGAAGACAAGTTTTTAAAAGGCATGTAGGGATTGAGGAAAATGTAAGACATGTAAGATGTGGACTCGTCTGCCCTGTGCTTTTCCGCACCAGCAGCAGCTCCGTGAGCCAGAGAGCTCTTACCCATGTACTGGATGGTACCACAGATGGTGTACGCCCTGCCCCCGCGCTCCAGCCGGCGTGACAGCCCAAAATCCGCCAGCTTCAGGTGACCTGAAGCGGGTGAGAGGACACAGAGGGATGGCTAGACCTGAGCCACTGTTGCACTCTTACAGGGGTAAGAGTTGTACCAGCAGCCacgtcaccctgcagctcccagctggcagccactactggagctcagcaggtgtgagcctggtcagcacctggatgggagactcctgggaaaaactaaggttgctgctggaagaggtgttagtggggccagcagggggcgctcatcctgcagtctgtgtgggtcctaatgccccagtatagtgacggggacactatactgtaaacaggcgccgtcctttggatgagacgtaaaaccgaggtcctgactctctgtggtcattaaaaatcccagggcgtttctcgaaaagagtaggggtgctaccccggtgtcctggccaaattcccccctggtctttaccagtcatggcctcctaataatccccatctctgaactggcttcatcacactgctctcctccccactgagagctggtgtgtggggagaggactggtgcatcatccaggtggggctgcacactggtgggggtggaggggatccccattacctgtaaagtgctttgagtggagtgtccagaaaagcgctataaaagtgtaagcaattattattcttaAGAGTTTCCTGCTCAGTGCCAGACAAGTCAAGTGCAATAATCCCCAGCCCTGGCTTGGTTAAGCGATGCCACGTTTGGCAGTAGTGAAAAGCAAAAAGACTCTGAATCTCTCTAGAGCCATGGACAAAGAAGGCCGTGACCTACAGCTTTCAAAAGCACAAGGCTGGCCAAAGGCTTCAGATCATTCTCAACGTGCTATGCTTCCAGAACTGCAGTTCCATCTACAGGCCAGTCCCAACATTACAACTAGAGACATGACGGGGGATCCAAACCACATGCAGTAGTGTGGCCAGGCGAGACAAAAGGCTGTAAACTCAGAGCAGAGAACAGCGTAGATCAGTAGGGTATCACAGCTAGTACTTTGCCTTACCTTGgtcatttaacaagacattcTCCATCTTAAAAAAGAACAAGACAAAAACACCATAGGTTAGTATCAGTAGCAACAACCTGGGATTTTCATGTAGTATCCCACTCAATATATAAACACAATTTAGAAAGAACAAATAGTTTGAGAAACTCTACTCTGCTACCTGCCGTCAAGCtttataattactgtattaatttttATGTTGGTATGTGtagatgtattttatttttctgtgtttttatacaGATTATGATTGATGTAAATTTGCTTTTATTCAGCTTTTAACTGCGTGCATGAATTAAAGTCAGGGGCTAGAAGCCTCACCTTCACATCCCGGTGAATAATCccaaagtcatgcaggaatccTGGGAATGGCAGAGAGGGAGGAACAGCTgtgaacactggggaaaaaagacgTCTCTTGGGAAACATTTAAAGAGGTCTAACTGAGCAAACGATACGTTCCATTGAGAGCTctggaaaataataatacactatTGTGTCTAGCACCTTTAAAAATGGCTTtgaaaagtgctttacagtcaGAAATAAAGTACACAGTgaaaggagacagcagaaatacaGCTACAATAAGGGTTTggaaaaagaaggagaaaaaccGGACAGacacagaaccagttaaatgaaagcccttctaaagaaggttttgagtcgagatttgaaagagtttagGAAAGGTGGCTGTGTGATTTCTACAGGGATATAATTCCAGAGCTTCAGGGTGCAGCAGgaaaaggccctgtcacccacagagtgtaGACAAGCTTGGGGGACAGTAGGAGACCAGAATCAGGAGACTGAGGTTGCGAGGTCAATAGTAACTCAGACAGGTACCGAGGTGCCAAGCCATCTACAGCCTTATAAGGCCTTATAAAAGTAAAGTTACTGAGAACTCAGCAAAAATTGGTTTCCTGAGAACCAGGACTAGGAAACAGTGGGGAGCTGCTGAGGGACTGAGAGTCAGTGCAGTCTGACTCTGCAGTGCAGTGACGGCCCAGACAGGATGAGCCTAGCTAAACCAAACCAGGTCCTGGTGGAACACAGACAGGGATGTAGATAATACAAACTGTGAGGGACCAGATGAACAGTGAAGCAGGACCCAGAGGCACAAGTGGGAACTACTCAGGAGTGCAGAGTGTGTGGGAGTCTGCAACAAGCTCCGATACCCTGAGCTAGATGGGCCAGATGACTCCTCTGGTTTGTAACTATTCTTATGTAACCAAGGGAAACAGAAAGACGCTGTGGTATAATCACGGTACAGCCACAGGGGAGCTGGGAGGATCAGGGGGGAGTAGACCTCTGGTGCACCCTGCCCAGGTGCTGTGCTCACCCAGCGCAGAGCCCAGCTCAGCCGCAAACACGCGCACAGCCTCCTCCCCAAATCGGCCAGCCATGGTCCAGTAGGTGTAGAGATCTCCGGTGCTGCAGTACTCACACACTGGTGGGGGCAGAGGGCACAGCGTGACTCCCTGACAGCACAGCCAGCGctccttcacacacacacacacacacacacacacacacacacacacacacacacacacacacacacaggactccCCCGCGCCAACAACCACCGTTTACTCCACGCGACACACAGCCCTTGGGGTTCTGCGTCCACCCGCCAGTGCTGGACACAGCCCTGATGGTCAGAGGCCCGCGGCGTGTGCTGCGCTTCCCTTGGGCGTCTCCCACGATCCCGGATCCAGCACGGGCAAGACTCACCCGAGGCAGATGGGTGACGAGACAGGACGTGTGGGCGTCTCAGGGACGGTTGAGAGAGGCTGGGACGAGCAAGGGGTTCGAACAGACTATGACAGAACCACAGGGGGGGAAGCTGGTCCCCTAGGGTTGCTGGAGAAGCAGCCTGATGAGAGCCCAGGTGTGTGACAGGCCGAATCCCCCCCTCCTGGTGTAAAGGGTGGTTCCTGCCgctcagagggagagggaggggcagGTCGGGGGAGAGGGGACACTGTGGAGCTACAGCTACACCAGTCGGACGTCACCCAGAAAGGGGGGCAGGTTTCAGTGGCACAGACCAGGTGCGTTTCATTGGGGCCGGCGCCGGAGGAAGGGGGGAGGTGGCAGGCAGAGGTGTGCTCAGGGTTCGAGGAAGACTCGAGTTGACACGGCCCAGACCGGCTGAGCCATAGACAAAGAATCGACTTTAAAAGCAACTCTTTTTCCCCTGAGGTCATTTGCCCTCCCAGTGTCACCTGCCAGAGCATCAGGGCCCTGTTCTGAGATTCCTGGGCACGTGTGCCCTTGCTGTCTGGTGTGTAGCAGCATCTCGGTTAAGAGTTAACATTTCCTGGATTGATGATTGTCCGAATAGGACACAACTCCTGCTGCTCACAGATGGCAGCTGCTCCACACACGGTCTTTAGTGCGTCAGGGTGGGCTCTTCTTCCTCCTGCGAAATCACAGCTCTGGCCAGCGGGCTCCTCCAGTCAGAGCCGGGACGGGCCCGGGGCGCCTGTGTGCCCGTGCTTTGACTGCAGCCCTGCTCACACTGCCATACAAGAGGAAACAGAGTTGCTTTACTACGAAAGGGAAACAGGGGGGAAATGAAGAGCTTCAGACTCTGCTGCTGCTGGTTTCATTTAACAGATCTTCTCTCCGGCAGAGCAGGAGGCCAGGCTGGATCGCCCTGGCACCCGCAGTGTGAGCCCTGGACCCTGCGCTACATAGTTACTCGTTCATTCATCCATCTGGGACGTTGGAGAGCCCTGCTCATATGAAGGAGAGCTACCTACAGAAAAGACAGCGAGCTATCCCCTCTGTAGCCCTGCATGGCTAAACAATGCCCCTCTGATCCCCCTCCTCACACCTCACTCTGCTGGACACCAGCGCAGGGTCAGTGGGCACACACTGCAGCCCGGGTCCGAAtctcagccccccccccccttcagaGAGACCGGGTCACTCACTAATGAAGAGGTGGCGCTGGGTCTGCCAGCAGTCCTGCAGCGTGTGGAGGAAAGGGTGGCGGACCTGCCTCTGCAAGGCAAGAGTCAACAACAGCAGTCACAGGCACCGCGGGAGAGCAGCCCCCGGACCCAGGACCGGCACCAGCATCAGGGCGGGCCGGAGGAGAAACCAGGCCGTCCCCACTTCCTGCACGAAACGAACGCAGGTGCTTGCCCAGGACTCCCGGGGCATGATGATATCGGAGCACTCTGGTGAAGCATCCACACAGAATCATTCCACTGCCGATTACAGCTCACTGCTGGTGTCAACAGGGCTGTGCTGTGGCACAATGCGGGGCGTGTTCAGTCAGAGGCAGAGCCCTGGATTGGGGAGCCCTGGAGGGACTTTCCTCCCCTTGCGGGGGTCTCAGGACAGGGGTCCTGCTTGCTCGTCCCTCTGGGGAGGTGCTCAGTGTATCTTAAAGGGCCTCCACAGCTTCCTAAATTAGTGCAGCTGTAGTTGCTAAGGCAACTTGTTGCCCTTAATCCAGGGCTCCGAACACAGTATTTATACCTCATCAGTACACCTGACAAAATATACTGGCCGTGTCGTCAGCTGGCCAAGGCCTGTCAGTTCTGGACTGAAGTTAAATGGAACTGTGGGTACAACTCAGCAAGGAGCCAGACCAAGCGTTCTCACAGGAGCCTTGGAAATCCTTCGGACACACGGCACACGACGACCGTTACCTGGATGGTGACCTCC
Encoded here:
- the rskrb gene encoding ribosomal protein S6 kinase-related protein isoform X6 gives rise to the protein MGADVSNHSKGQPLLEDPRCAPGWRGLLSSVGLSFPAGLCRWGGLRFAPRRTITEGRRPEPPAPEEPFLEWPLPGFISLFLPEFPHRSRLPGPERFQILGCIAKGSYGPILKVRDRTQQRTYAVKVLPKCEILRHGVLAQSKEEVTIQRQVRHPFLHTLQDCWQTQRHLFIMCEYCSTGDLYTYWTMAGRFGEEAVRVFAAELGSALVFTAVPPSLPFPGFLHDFGIIHRDVKMENVLLNDQGHLKLADFGLSRRLERGGRAYTICGTIQYMVLSASQSGTLTALCRPSSPTAPEVLSGGPYNHAADWWSLGVLLFSLATGKYRNDRTRNITCSFTANRIDSKWSRSIK
- the rskrb gene encoding ribosomal protein S6 kinase-related protein isoform X7 gives rise to the protein MGADVSNHSKGQPLLEDPRCAPGWRGLLSSVGLSFPAGLCRWGGLRFAPRRTITEGRRPEPPAPEEPFLEWPLPGFISLFLPEFPHRSRLPGPERFQILGCIAKGSYGPILKVRDRTQQRTYAVKVLPKCEILRHGVLAQSKEEVTIQRQVRHPFLHTLQDCWQTQRHLFIMCEYCSTGDLYTYWTMAGRFGEEAVRVFAAELGSALVFTAVPPSLPFPGFLHDFGIIHRDVKMENVLLNDQGHLKLADFGLSRRLERGGRAYTICGTIQYMVLSASQSGTLTALCRPSSPTAPEVLSGGPYNHAADWWSLGVLLFSLATGKKRQNEEHHMFIHGEQDRFKVVEVN